Proteins encoded together in one Bacteroides ovatus window:
- a CDS encoding dihydrolipoamide acetyltransferase family protein, with amino-acid sequence MSKFEIKMPKLGESITEGTIVSWSVKVGDMIQEDDVLFEVNTAKVSAEIPSPVAGKVVEILYKEGDTVAVGTVVAIIDLDGEESSGTEPINVSETSPSLAETARNESANTASKPVVVEEERWYSPVVIQLAREAKIPKEELDAIQGTGYEGRLSKKDIKDYIEKKKRGGSVEPKPASVVAAPAASKPSVAVSSEQASPKVAPVAMPGVEVKEMDRVRRIIADHMVMSKKVSPHVTNVVEVDVTKLVRWREKNKDAFFRREGVKLTYMPVITEAVAKALAAYPQVNVSVDGYNILFKKHINVGIAVSLNDGNLIVPVVHDADHLNLNGLAVAIDSLALKARDNKLMPEDIDGGTFTITNFGTFKSLFGTPIINQPQVAILGVGYIEKKPAVVETPEGDTIAIRHKMYLSLSYDHRVVDGMLGGNFLHFIADYLENWKG; translated from the coding sequence ATGTCAAAATTCGAAATAAAAATGCCTAAGTTGGGCGAGAGTATAACCGAAGGGACAATCGTCTCTTGGTCTGTAAAGGTAGGTGATATGATTCAGGAAGACGATGTGCTTTTTGAAGTGAATACTGCCAAAGTAAGTGCGGAGATCCCTTCTCCCGTAGCGGGAAAAGTGGTGGAGATTTTATATAAGGAGGGCGATACGGTTGCTGTAGGAACAGTAGTCGCTATAATTGATTTGGATGGAGAAGAATCTTCAGGAACGGAGCCGATAAATGTTTCTGAAACATCACCATCGTTAGCGGAAACTGCTAGGAACGAATCAGCGAATACTGCATCGAAACCTGTTGTTGTAGAGGAAGAACGTTGGTACTCTCCTGTTGTGATTCAGTTGGCGCGGGAAGCTAAAATTCCGAAAGAAGAGCTGGATGCTATACAAGGAACTGGTTATGAAGGGCGATTGAGTAAGAAAGATATAAAAGATTATATTGAAAAGAAGAAAAGAGGAGGTAGTGTTGAACCGAAGCCGGCATCTGTTGTTGCTGCTCCGGCCGCAAGCAAACCATCAGTTGCTGTTTCTTCTGAACAGGCAAGTCCGAAGGTTGCTCCTGTAGCAATGCCTGGAGTCGAAGTAAAAGAGATGGATCGTGTCCGCCGGATTATTGCCGACCACATGGTTATGTCTAAGAAAGTATCTCCTCACGTGACCAATGTAGTAGAAGTAGACGTTACCAAATTGGTACGTTGGCGTGAAAAGAATAAAGACGCTTTCTTCCGTCGCGAAGGAGTGAAACTGACTTATATGCCTGTGATAACGGAAGCCGTGGCAAAAGCATTGGCTGCCTATCCACAGGTGAATGTATCGGTAGATGGATACAATATTCTTTTCAAAAAGCATATTAATGTCGGTATTGCCGTCTCTTTGAATGATGGAAATCTGATTGTTCCTGTGGTGCATGATGCCGATCATCTGAATCTGAACGGGTTGGCTGTTGCCATCGATTCTTTGGCCTTGAAAGCAAGGGATAACAAATTAATGCCGGAAGATATTGATGGGGGTACATTTACGATAACCAATTTTGGTACATTCAAGAGCCTGTTCGGTACGCCAATCATTAATCAGCCGCAAGTTGCTATCTTGGGAGTAGGGTATATTGAGAAGAAACCTGCTGTTGTAGAAACTCCGGAGGGTGATACGATTGCAATCCGGCATAAAATGTACTTGTCTTTGTCTTACGATCATCGGGTAGTAGACGGAATGTTGGGAGGTAACTTCCTGCATTTTATAGCCGACTATCTCGAAAATTGGAAAGGCTGA
- a CDS encoding thiamine pyrophosphate-dependent enzyme, producing the protein MKKKYDIKTTDVETLKKWYHLMTLGRALDEKAPSYLLQSLGWSYHAPYAGHDGIQLAVGQVFTLGEDFLFPYYRDMLTVLSAGMTAEEVILNGISKATDPGSGGRHMSNHFAKPEWHIENISSATGTHDLHAAGVARAMVYYGHKGVAITSHGESATSEGFVYEAINGASLERLPVIFVIQDNGYGISVPKSEQTANRKVAENFSGFKNLKIIYCNGKDVFDSMNAMTEAREYAISTRNPVIVQANCVRIGSHSNSDKHTLYRDENELEYVKDADPLMKFRRMLLRYKRLTEEELQQIETDAKKELSAANRKALAAPDPDPKSIYDFVMPEPYQPQKYKDGTHEAEGEKTFLVNAINETLKAEFRYNPDTFIWGQDVANREKGGVFNVTKGMQQEFGEARVFSAPIAEDYIVGTANGMSRFDPKIHVVIEGAEFADYFWPAVEQYVECTHEYWRSNGKFAPNITLRLASGGYIGGGLYHSQNLEGALTTLPGARIVCPSFADDAAGLLRTSMRSKGFTLFLEPKALYNSVEAAAVVPEDFEVPFGKARIRREGSDLSIITYGNTTHFCLHAAERLEKEGGWKVEVIDIRSLIPLDKEAIFESVKKTSKALVVHEDKVFSGFGAELAAMISGEMFRYLDGPVQRVGSTFTPVGFNPILEKEILPDEAKIYEAARRLLEY; encoded by the coding sequence ATGAAAAAGAAATATGATATAAAGACTACAGATGTAGAAACCCTGAAAAAGTGGTATCATCTGATGACATTGGGGCGTGCCTTGGACGAAAAGGCACCGTCTTACCTGTTGCAATCTTTGGGTTGGTCTTATCATGCTCCCTATGCAGGGCATGATGGTATTCAACTTGCTGTCGGTCAGGTATTCACTCTCGGTGAAGATTTCCTGTTTCCATACTACCGGGATATGTTAACCGTGCTTTCCGCCGGAATGACCGCTGAAGAAGTTATCCTGAACGGTATTTCCAAAGCAACGGACCCAGGTAGCGGAGGACGTCACATGTCGAACCATTTCGCCAAACCGGAATGGCACATTGAAAACATCTCCTCTGCTACTGGTACACACGACCTTCACGCAGCAGGTGTGGCCAGAGCAATGGTATATTATGGACATAAAGGCGTAGCTATTACTTCTCACGGAGAGTCGGCTACTTCCGAAGGATTCGTTTATGAAGCTATCAATGGTGCCAGCCTCGAACGTCTTCCTGTGATTTTTGTAATACAAGATAATGGGTATGGTATTTCCGTACCCAAATCGGAACAGACTGCCAACCGTAAAGTAGCCGAGAACTTCTCGGGCTTCAAGAACCTGAAAATTATCTATTGTAACGGAAAGGATGTATTCGATTCGATGAATGCTATGACCGAAGCGCGAGAATATGCTATCAGTACCCGTAATCCGGTTATTGTGCAGGCGAATTGTGTCCGGATCGGTTCGCACTCCAATTCAGATAAGCACACCTTGTATCGGGATGAGAATGAATTGGAATATGTGAAAGATGCTGATCCCTTGATGAAGTTCCGCCGGATGCTGCTGCGTTATAAACGTCTGACCGAGGAAGAACTGCAACAAATAGAAACTGATGCAAAGAAAGAATTGTCTGCTGCCAACCGGAAGGCTTTGGCTGCTCCCGATCCCGATCCTAAAAGCATTTATGATTTTGTAATGCCCGAACCTTATCAGCCACAGAAATATAAAGATGGTACACATGAGGCGGAAGGGGAGAAGACTTTTCTAGTCAATGCCATTAATGAAACATTGAAAGCTGAATTCCGCTATAATCCCGATACCTTTATTTGGGGACAGGATGTGGCAAACAGGGAAAAAGGAGGCGTGTTTAATGTAACCAAAGGTATGCAGCAGGAATTCGGCGAAGCCCGTGTATTCAGTGCACCGATTGCGGAAGATTATATTGTAGGCACCGCCAATGGAATGAGTCGCTTTGATCCTAAAATTCATGTGGTGATTGAGGGAGCGGAGTTTGCCGATTATTTCTGGCCTGCCGTAGAACAATATGTGGAGTGTACACATGAGTACTGGCGTAGCAATGGGAAATTCGCTCCGAATATAACTCTGCGTCTGGCTTCCGGTGGCTATATCGGTGGAGGCTTGTATCATTCTCAAAACCTGGAGGGAGCTTTGACCACTTTACCGGGGGCACGTATTGTCTGCCCATCTTTTGCGGATGATGCTGCCGGATTACTTCGTACCAGTATGCGATCCAAAGGCTTCACGCTGTTCCTCGAACCGAAAGCATTGTATAATTCGGTAGAAGCAGCGGCAGTAGTGCCGGAAGATTTTGAAGTACCTTTCGGAAAAGCACGTATTCGTCGTGAGGGATCAGATTTAAGCATTATTACCTATGGCAATACCACCCATTTCTGTCTGCACGCAGCAGAACGATTGGAAAAAGAAGGTGGCTGGAAAGTGGAAGTCATTGATATTCGCTCCTTGATTCCGTTGGATAAAGAGGCGATATTCGAATCGGTCAAGAAAACGAGCAAGGCATTGGTGGTTCATGAAGATAAAGTATTCTCCGGTTTTGGTGCGGAGCTTGCTGCTATGATTAGTGGAGAGATGTTCCGCTATCTCGATGGACCGGTGCAGCGTGTCGGTTCTACTTTTACTCCTGTCGGTTTTAATCCGATTTTGGAAAAGGAAATTCTGCCGGATGAGGCCAAGATATACGAGGCTGCCCGGAGATTATTGGAATATTAA
- a CDS encoding flavodoxin, protein MKKIGLFYATKAERTSWVAEKIQKEFGEDKIEVVPIEQAWQNDFAAYDCFIVGASTWFDGELPTYWDELLPELRTMKLKGKKVAIFGLGDQIRYPENFADGIGLLAEVFEGDGATLVGFTSSEGYTFERSKGLRGEQWCGLVVDLDNQSEQAEKKIKAWCQQVKKEFA, encoded by the coding sequence ATGAAAAAGATAGGTTTATTTTATGCTACCAAAGCCGAAAGAACGAGTTGGGTGGCAGAGAAAATACAGAAAGAGTTTGGTGAAGACAAGATAGAAGTGGTGCCTATCGAGCAGGCTTGGCAAAATGATTTTGCTGCTTATGACTGCTTCATTGTGGGTGCTTCCACTTGGTTTGACGGGGAACTTCCTACTTATTGGGACGAACTGTTGCCGGAGCTCCGGACAATGAAATTAAAAGGTAAGAAGGTGGCTATCTTCGGTTTGGGAGATCAGATACGCTATCCAGAGAATTTTGCAGATGGAATCGGTCTGCTGGCAGAAGTCTTTGAAGGGGATGGGGCTACTTTGGTCGGTTTTACTTCTTCCGAAGGTTACACTTTCGAACGTTCAAAAGGCTTGCGTGGCGAGCAGTGGTGCGGGTTGGTTGTCGATTTGGATAATCAGTCCGAGCAGGCGGAAAAGAAAATCAAAGCATGGTGCCAACAGGTAAAGAAAGAGTTTGCGTAA
- the prmA gene encoding 50S ribosomal protein L11 methyltransferase, with amino-acid sequence MKYFEFTFRTHPCTEIVTDVLAAVLGEVGFESFVECEGGLTAYIQQTICDENAIKIAITEFPLPDTDITYTYTEAEDKDWNEEWEKNFFQPIIIGNRCVIHSTFHQDVPKAEYDIVINPQMAFGTGHHETTSLIIEELLDSELKDKSLLDMGCGTSILAILARMRGARPCTAIDIDEWCVRNSIENIELNHVDDIAVSQGDASSLTGKGPFDVIIANINRNILLNDMKQYVACMHTDSELYMSGFYVDDIAAIREEAEKNGLTFVHYKEKNRWAEVKFVYKG; translated from the coding sequence ATGAAGTATTTTGAGTTCACATTCCGCACCCACCCTTGCACAGAAATCGTCACTGACGTACTAGCTGCCGTACTGGGTGAAGTCGGGTTTGAAAGTTTTGTTGAGTGTGAAGGCGGACTGACCGCATATATCCAACAGACAATCTGTGATGAAAACGCCATCAAGATTGCCATCACCGAGTTCCCCCTACCCGATACGGATATTACTTATACATACACCGAAGCAGAAGATAAGGACTGGAATGAAGAATGGGAAAAGAATTTCTTTCAACCCATCATTATCGGAAACCGATGTGTGATTCACAGCACTTTCCACCAAGATGTTCCCAAAGCGGAATATGACATTGTCATCAATCCTCAAATGGCCTTCGGAACAGGACATCACGAGACTACCAGCCTCATTATTGAAGAATTGTTGGACAGTGAACTGAAAGATAAATCTCTGCTCGATATGGGCTGCGGAACTTCGATTCTTGCCATCCTCGCACGTATGCGGGGCGCACGCCCCTGTACAGCCATCGACATTGATGAATGGTGTGTACGAAACTCCATCGAAAATATCGAATTGAACCACGTAGACGATATTGCCGTTTCACAAGGAGATGCCTCGTCGCTTACAGGAAAAGGACCTTTCGACGTTATCATCGCCAACATCAACCGGAATATATTACTGAATGATATGAAGCAATATGTTGCCTGCATGCATACGGATTCCGAACTCTATATGAGTGGATTTTATGTAGACGATATTGCCGCCATCCGCGAAGAAGCGGAAAAGAACGGATTGACTTTCGTTCATTATAAAGAGAAGAATCGCTGGGCAGAGGTGAAGTTTGTTTATAAAGGATAA